The stretch of DNA CGCTGCCTTTGAACTTCTCCATTGCCTTGCCATCGGACGTAATGTCGAAGAAGGCGTCGTGTTTTTCGGCGGTTTCGCCCGTCAGTGGCTGAAACCAGTGGGTGTAGTGCGTGGCCCCTTTCGAGGTCGCCCACGACTTCATGGCCCCGGCTACCTCATCGGCGATGCTGCGGTCGATGGTGCCGTTGGTCTGAATGGCTTCTGTAACTTTTATGTAGGCTTCGGGCGAAAGTAAGGCCCGCATTACTTCGTTGTTGAACGTATTGGAGCCAAAAAAATCGGCAACTCGGTCGGCGGGGGCAGCAACGGCAACGGCCTGACGGCTTTGGGCAATTTCAAGAGCTTTGAATCGAAACTTCGACATAACAACAAGTTAGGTGGTTTGGGAATGAAATGGTTACTCAAACATACGTGCCAGCCGGGACAAACAAAAAACCGCCCCCTTTCGAGAGCGGTTTTTTATATTCTATTTACAGTATACGCCTTACGCGGCTACTAACTCGCTGGCTGATTTCACGGTTTTGATAATCCGGGCCGCTACTTTGTACGGATCGGCAGCCGAGTTGGGCCGACGGTCTTCGAGCCAGCCTTTCCAGCCGCGCTCTACCGTAGCAATAGGAATACGAATCGACGCGCCCCGGTCCGAAATACCATACGAGAACTGGTCGATTGACTGGGTTTCATGCTTTCCGGTCAGACGGAGGTGGTTGTCGGCACCGTAAACGGCGATGTGTTCTTTCACTACCGGCGCAAATGACTGACAGATAGCGTCGTACACGTCTTTGCTGCCTGCCGTGCGGAGGGCCGTATTCGAGAAGTTGGCGTGCATGCCCGAACCGTTCCAGTCGGCATCGACGCCGAGCGGCTTGCAGTGCCAGTTGATGGCAACGTCGTAGCTTTCGCCGATGCGCTCCAGCAGGTAGCGGGCCACCCAAATCTGATCGCCGGCTTCCTGAGCACCTTTGGCAAAAATCTGGAATTCCCATTGGCCGGGAGCTACTTCGGCATTGATACCTTCTACGTTCAGACCGGCATCGAGACACACGTCGAGGTGTTCTTCGATGATGTTACGGCCAAACGCATTTTTCGCCCCTACCGAGCAGTAGTAAGGTCCTTGCGGAGCCGGTTCGCCTTCGGCAGGGAAGCCCAGCGGCTTGTTGGTTTCGGGGTCCCAGAGGAAGTATTCCTGCTCAAAACCGAACCAGAAGTCATTATCGTCATCGTCGATGGTAGCGCGGCCATTGGTCTCGTGGGGTGTTCCGTCGGCGTTCAACACTTCGCACATAACTAAGTAGCCATTTTTACGCTGCGGATCAGGGCAGATAAAAACCGGCTTCAACAGACAGTCTGACGAGCCGCCCGGTGCCTGCTCGGTCGATGAGCCATCAAACGACCACATCGGGCAATCTTCGAGTTTGCCAGAGAAATCGCCTTCAATCTTAGTTTTGGAACGCAGACTTTGGGTGGGCTTGTAGCCATCGAGCCAAATGTACTCTAACTTCGACTTTGCCATAATTACTGGTGGATTGAATTGGAATTGGGTTTTGTTCAATATGATTGACAAATATA from Spirosoma montaniterrae encodes:
- a CDS encoding glutamine synthetase beta-grasp domain-containing protein, which gives rise to MAKSKLEYIWLDGYKPTQSLRSKTKIEGDFSGKLEDCPMWSFDGSSTEQAPGGSSDCLLKPVFICPDPQRKNGYLVMCEVLNADGTPHETNGRATIDDDDNDFWFGFEQEYFLWDPETNKPLGFPAEGEPAPQGPYYCSVGAKNAFGRNIIEEHLDVCLDAGLNVEGINAEVAPGQWEFQIFAKGAQEAGDQIWVARYLLERIGESYDVAINWHCKPLGVDADWNGSGMHANFSNTALRTAGSKDVYDAICQSFAPVVKEHIAVYGADNHLRLTGKHETQSIDQFSYGISDRGASIRIPIATVERGWKGWLEDRRPNSAADPYKVAARIIKTVKSASELVAA